In Prunus dulcis chromosome 1, ALMONDv2, whole genome shotgun sequence, the following are encoded in one genomic region:
- the LOC117630877 gene encoding ethylene-responsive transcription factor ERN3-like, with product MAGPEVLTKTTTATSRPTNNKTMVTKSPSTTKTALRRYVGVRQRPSGRWVAEIKDSSQHVRLWLGTYDTPEEAARAYDEAARALRGENARTNFVSPGPATNPNSSPLVSVSNGGFMLGSDGRHGGTGGLSFSSLKAKLSKNLQSIMARSSDHNKSSKSRVSDHFTFASIFHFRKYQYQNPINPSIDMKNIEKVVQPSIIVPHNGEGSTSTEPSSWESSSISDCSAEWAHGFRQAGVDSEGSEIGEGNIMDQIMGWIDSPDNQMGSRISVGDDDSEEGSRSKRFKVSSSVMVPPTFSTGSPFNLLNGETSN from the coding sequence ATGGCAGGACCTGAAGTACTCACAAAAACTACAACTGCAACCAGCCGCCccaccaacaacaaaaccatGGTAACCAAATCCCCGTCAACTACGAAAACCGCACTTCGAAGGTACGTTGGGGTTAGGCAAAGGCCGTCTGGAAGATGGGTAGCTGAGATCAAGGACTCATCTCAACATGTGAGGCTATGGCTAGGCACTTATGACACACCTGAAGAAGCAGCAAGAGCTTATGATGAAGCTGCCAGAGCCCTACGTGGCGAAAACGCACGTACCAACTTTGTGTCTCCAGGGCCTGCTACGAACCCCAACTCAAGTCCATTGGTCTCTGTTTCCAATGGGGGCTTTATGTTGGGGTCTGATGGCAGACATGGCGGCACAGGGGGGCTTAGCTTCTCTTCCTTGAAGGCCAAGTTAAGCAAGAACCTCCAAAGCATCATGGCTAGGAGTAGTGATCATAACAAGTCATCCAAGAGTAGGGTGAGTGATCACTTCACTTTTGCAAGTATTTTCCACTTCAGGAAATACCAATACCAAAACCCAATAAACCCTTCAATTGATATGAAGAATATCGAGAAAGTGGTGCAGCCTAGCATCATTGTGCCTCATAACGGAGAAGGTAGTACTAGTACTGAGCCTTCCTCTTGGGAAAGCTCTAGTATCTCAGACTGCAGTGCGGAGTGGGCTCACGGGTTCAGGCAAGCCGGGGTGGACTCAGAAGGGTCTGAAATTGGGGAAGGGAACATTATGGACCAAATTATGGGGTGGATAGATAGCCCAGATAATCAGATGGGCAGTAGGATTAGTGTTGGTGATGATGATAGTGAGGAGGGGTCAAGGAGTAAGAGGTTCAAGGTTTCTTCTTCAGTCATGGTGCCTCCAACATTTAGCACTGGATctccatttaatttattaaatggaGAAACTTCAAACTAA
- the LOC117630806 gene encoding ethylene-responsive transcription factor ERN3-like, which yields MAGPEVLTKTTTATSRPTNNKTMVTKSPSTTKTALRRYVGVRQRPSGRWVAEIKDSSQHVRLWLGTYDTPEEAARAYDEAARALRGENARTNFVSPGPATNPNSSPLVSVSNGGFMLGSDGRHGGTGGLSFSSLKAKLSKNLQSIMARSSDHNKSSKSRVSDHFTFASIFHFRKYQYQNPINPSIDMKNIEKVVQPSIIVPHNGEGSTSTEPSSWESSSISDCSAEWAHGFRQAGVDSEGSEIGEGNIMDQIMGWIDSPDNQMGSRISVGDDDSEEGSRSKRFKVSSSVMVPPTFSTGSPFNLLNGETSN from the coding sequence ATGGCAGGACCTGAAGTACTCACAAAAACTACAACTGCAACCAGCCGCCccaccaacaacaaaaccatGGTAACCAAATCCCCGTCAACTACGAAAACCGCACTTCGAAGGTACGTTGGGGTTAGGCAAAGGCCGTCTGGAAGATGGGTAGCTGAGATCAAGGACTCATCTCAACATGTGAGGCTATGGCTAGGCACTTATGACACACCTGAAGAAGCAGCAAGAGCTTATGATGAAGCTGCCAGAGCCCTACGTGGCGAAAACGCACGTACCAACTTTGTGTCTCCAGGGCCTGCTACGAACCCCAACTCAAGTCCATTGGTCTCTGTTTCCAATGGGGGCTTTATGTTGGGGTCTGATGGCAGACATGGCGGCACAGGGGGGCTTAGCTTCTCTTCCTTGAAGGCCAAGTTAAGCAAGAACCTCCAAAGCATCATGGCTAGGAGTAGTGATCATAACAAGTCATCCAAGAGTAGGGTGAGTGATCACTTCACTTTTGCAAGTATTTTCCACTTCAGGAAATACCAATACCAAAACCCAATAAACCCTTCAATTGATATGAAGAACATCGAGAAAGTGGTGCAGCCTAGCATCATTGTGCCTCATAACGGAGAAGGTAGTACTAGTACTGAGCCTTCCTCTTGGGAAAGCTCTAGTATCTCAGACTGCAGTGCGGAGTGGGCTCACGGGTTCAGGCAAGCCGGGGTGGACTCAGAAGGGTCTGAAATTGGGGAAGGGAACATTATGGACCAAATTATGGGGTGGATAGATAGCCCAGATAATCAGATGGGCAGTAGGATTAGTGTTGGTGATGATGATAGTGAGGAGGGGTCAAGGAGTAAGAGGTTCAAGGTTTCTTCTTCAGTCATGGTGCCTCCAACATTTAGCACTGGATctccatttaatttattaaatggaGAAACTTCAAACTAA